A window of Lytechinus pictus isolate F3 Inbred chromosome 7, Lp3.0, whole genome shotgun sequence contains these coding sequences:
- the LOC129266027 gene encoding EF-hand calcium-binding domain-containing protein 11-like isoform X2 encodes MIFQDVDEDNKGFLSREDVKVAVIRLFGYKPSKFEVDELMKNIDGPGITLNEFKSAMKPKLAAQDPDEKIRQIFVAFDSKCRGFLTLEDVEKACKLVAPKIQPHHIQKAFSELDGDGDGRVSYRDFEFMMMYTLPAGI; translated from the exons atg ATTTTTCAAGATGTTGATGAAGATAACAAAGGTTTCCTATCAAGGGAGGATGTGAAAGTGGCTGTGATCAGACTTTTTGGATACAAACCATCAAAG TTTGAGGTTGATGAGctgatgaaaaatattgatgGACCTG GTATAACATTGAATGAATTCAAATCTGCAATGAAACCCAAATTGGCAGCACAAGACCCAGatgaaaaaatcagacaaatatttGTGGCATTTGACTCTAAAT GTAGAGGATTTCTTACTCTTGAAGATGTAGAGAAAGCCTGCAAATTGGTAGCTCCAAAGATCCAGCCTCACCATATCCAGAAAGCATTCAG tgaactAGATGGAGATGGTGATGGCCGTGTAAGCTACAGAGATTTTGAGTTCATGATGATGTACACTCTCCCTGCCGGAATATGA
- the LOC129266027 gene encoding EF-hand calcium-binding domain-containing protein 11-like isoform X1, protein MLEGIFQDVDEDNKGFLSREDVKVAVIRLFGYKPSKFEVDELMKNIDGPGITLNEFKSAMKPKLAAQDPDEKIRQIFVAFDSKCRGFLTLEDVEKACKLVAPKIQPHHIQKAFSELDGDGDGRVSYRDFEFMMMYTLPAGI, encoded by the exons ATGTTGGAAGGT ATTTTTCAAGATGTTGATGAAGATAACAAAGGTTTCCTATCAAGGGAGGATGTGAAAGTGGCTGTGATCAGACTTTTTGGATACAAACCATCAAAG TTTGAGGTTGATGAGctgatgaaaaatattgatgGACCTG GTATAACATTGAATGAATTCAAATCTGCAATGAAACCCAAATTGGCAGCACAAGACCCAGatgaaaaaatcagacaaatatttGTGGCATTTGACTCTAAAT GTAGAGGATTTCTTACTCTTGAAGATGTAGAGAAAGCCTGCAAATTGGTAGCTCCAAAGATCCAGCCTCACCATATCCAGAAAGCATTCAG tgaactAGATGGAGATGGTGATGGCCGTGTAAGCTACAGAGATTTTGAGTTCATGATGATGTACACTCTCCCTGCCGGAATATGA